From Streptomyces chrestomyceticus JCM 4735, one genomic window encodes:
- a CDS encoding acyl-CoA dehydrogenase family protein — MSAPPSPKLPPFDAEDPLGLDDLLSDEDRAVRATVRRWAGDRVLPHIAEWYEQGELPGIRDLARELGSLGALGMALTGYGCAGASHVQYGLACLELEAADSGIRSLVSVQGSLAMYAIWRFGSEEQKQRWLPGMASGETIGCFGLTEPDHGSDPGAMRTYAKRDGGDWVLTGRKMWITNGSVAGVAVVWAQTDDGIRGFLVPAGTPGFSAPEIRHKWSLRASVTSELVLDEVRLPADAVLPGATGLGGPLRCLGHARYGIVWGAMGAARASFEAALEYSRTREQFGRPIGGFQLTQAKLADMAVELHKGILLAHHLGRRFDAGRLRPEQISFGKLNNVREAIEICRTARTVLGANGISLEYPVMRHATNLESVLTYEGTVEMHQLVLGKALTGLDAFR, encoded by the coding sequence ATGTCCGCACCCCCGTCCCCGAAGCTCCCGCCCTTCGACGCGGAAGACCCGCTGGGCCTCGACGACCTGCTCTCCGACGAGGACCGCGCGGTACGCGCCACCGTCCGCCGGTGGGCCGGCGACCGGGTCCTGCCGCACATCGCCGAGTGGTACGAACAGGGCGAACTGCCCGGCATCCGGGACCTGGCCCGCGAACTGGGCTCCCTCGGCGCCCTCGGCATGGCGCTGACCGGCTACGGCTGCGCGGGCGCCTCGCACGTCCAGTACGGCCTGGCCTGCCTGGAACTGGAGGCGGCCGACTCGGGCATCCGCTCGCTGGTCTCCGTACAGGGCTCGCTCGCCATGTACGCGATCTGGCGCTTCGGCTCCGAGGAGCAGAAGCAGCGCTGGCTGCCGGGCATGGCGTCCGGCGAGACCATCGGCTGCTTCGGCCTGACCGAGCCGGACCACGGCTCCGACCCCGGCGCCATGCGCACCTACGCCAAGCGGGACGGCGGCGACTGGGTGCTCACCGGCCGCAAGATGTGGATCACCAACGGGTCGGTGGCCGGCGTCGCGGTGGTCTGGGCGCAGACCGACGACGGCATCCGCGGCTTCCTCGTCCCGGCCGGCACCCCCGGCTTCAGCGCGCCCGAGATCCGGCACAAGTGGTCGCTGCGCGCCTCGGTCACCAGCGAACTGGTCCTGGACGAGGTACGGCTGCCGGCCGACGCGGTGCTCCCCGGCGCCACGGGGCTGGGCGGTCCGCTGCGCTGCCTGGGCCACGCCCGGTACGGCATCGTGTGGGGCGCGATGGGGGCCGCGCGCGCCAGTTTCGAGGCCGCGCTGGAGTACTCCCGTACCCGCGAGCAGTTCGGCAGGCCCATCGGCGGCTTCCAGCTCACCCAGGCCAAGCTGGCCGACATGGCCGTGGAGCTGCACAAGGGCATCCTGCTCGCCCACCACCTGGGGCGGCGCTTCGACGCGGGACGGCTGCGGCCGGAACAGATCAGTTTCGGCAAGCTCAACAACGTACGGGAGGCGATCGAGATCTGCCGTACGGCCCGTACGGTCCTCGGTGCGAACGGGATCTCGCTGGAGTACCCCGTCATGCGGCACGCGACGAACCTGGAATCGGTGCTCACCTACGAGGGCACCGTCGAGATGCACCAGCTCGTGCTGGGCAAGGCGCTCACCGGCCTGGACGCGTTCCGCTGA
- a CDS encoding cell division protein SepF: MGSVRKASAWLGLVDDNDDERYYDDDYAEGSEPGSTGNSPWVTDPRVQVADESAQDQGTRIATVTPEGFGDARGIGELFRDGIPVIVNLTAMDSSDAKRVVDFAAGLTFGLRGSIERVATRVFLLTPADYRILSGEPGRRRPEGGFFNQS, translated from the coding sequence ATGGGATCGGTACGCAAGGCAAGCGCCTGGCTGGGCCTCGTCGACGACAACGATGACGAGCGCTACTACGACGACGACTACGCCGAGGGGTCCGAGCCCGGCAGCACCGGGAACAGCCCCTGGGTGACCGACCCGCGCGTCCAGGTCGCCGACGAGAGCGCCCAGGACCAGGGCACCCGCATCGCCACCGTCACCCCGGAGGGCTTCGGGGACGCCCGCGGCATCGGGGAGCTGTTCCGGGACGGCATCCCCGTCATCGTCAACCTGACCGCGATGGACTCCTCCGACGCCAAGCGCGTGGTGGACTTCGCGGCCGGGCTGACCTTCGGGCTGCGCGGCTCCATCGAGCGGGTCGCCACGCGCGTCTTCCTGCTCACCCCGGCCGACTACCGCATCCTCAGCGGTGAGCCCGGCCGGCGCCGCCCCGAGGGCGGCTTCTTCAACCAGAGCTGA
- a CDS encoding GvpL/GvpF family gas vesicle protein — MSTYVYGIARADHPKPEQEILGIGDPPRPVRIVRQGDLAAIVSDCPDKLRPKRRDLLAHQHVLTEAGADGSVLPLRFGSLSDNDEAVQDVLAEHAEHYKAQLDDLNGRVEYNVKAAHREEDVLRRVLTEEPEIRALNEANQAAGGGAYQQKLRLGELVANAVRAREVADAHTVEAALVPKAEQSCPGPEGSGWLVNLSFLMRREDAAAFLDAADQLGTDHPHLELLVNGPLPPYSFVRPLESAAAE, encoded by the coding sequence GTGAGCACGTACGTCTACGGCATCGCCCGCGCCGACCACCCGAAGCCCGAGCAGGAGATCCTGGGCATCGGCGACCCGCCGCGCCCGGTCCGCATCGTCCGCCAGGGCGACCTGGCCGCGATCGTCAGCGACTGCCCCGACAAGCTGCGGCCCAAGCGCCGTGACCTCCTCGCCCACCAGCACGTCCTGACCGAGGCCGGCGCGGACGGATCGGTGCTGCCGCTGCGCTTCGGCTCGCTCTCCGACAACGACGAGGCGGTCCAGGACGTCCTGGCCGAGCACGCCGAGCACTACAAGGCGCAGTTGGACGATCTCAACGGACGGGTCGAGTACAACGTCAAGGCCGCCCACCGCGAGGAGGACGTGCTGCGGCGGGTGCTGACGGAGGAGCCGGAGATCCGCGCCCTCAACGAGGCCAACCAGGCCGCCGGCGGCGGCGCGTACCAGCAGAAGCTGCGGCTCGGCGAACTGGTCGCCAACGCCGTACGGGCCCGCGAGGTCGCCGACGCGCACACCGTGGAAGCGGCGCTGGTGCCGAAGGCGGAGCAGTCCTGCCCCGGGCCCGAGGGCTCCGGCTGGCTGGTGAACCTGTCCTTCCTGATGCGGCGCGAGGACGCGGCCGCGTTCCTGGACGCCGCCGACCAGCTCGGCACCGACCACCCGCACCTGGAGCTGCTGGTCAACGGGCCGCTCCCGCCGTACAGCTTCGTCCGCCCGCTAGAGTCCGCCGCCGCGGAGTGA
- a CDS encoding I78 family peptidase inhibitor, whose amino-acid sequence MAPVPNSPSEPDDDPGTYVGLAQQAAEERARAHGWTTVRSLAPGAIITMEYLGGRLNFEVKDGTVTRSWKG is encoded by the coding sequence ATGGCACCCGTACCGAACTCCCCTTCCGAGCCCGACGACGACCCCGGGACCTACGTCGGGCTGGCGCAGCAGGCCGCCGAGGAGCGGGCCCGCGCGCACGGCTGGACCACGGTCCGGTCCCTGGCGCCGGGCGCGATCATCACCATGGAGTACCTGGGCGGCCGCCTGAACTTCGAAGTCAAGGACGGCACCGTGACCCGTAGCTGGAAGGGCTGA
- a CDS encoding gas vesicle structural protein GvpA gives MTVVPAQQQSGGGGGTSGLYDVLELILDRGLVIDAFVRVSLVGIEILKIDVRVVVASVDTYLRFAEACNRLDLETGANKSPGLPDVVGQVTESGAKGKSKGALSGAAETFAEAIGSGRDKAESEGEPQRRPRRTTSRKKEESE, from the coding sequence ATGACCGTTGTCCCGGCACAACAGCAGTCCGGGGGCGGGGGCGGCACCAGTGGCCTCTACGACGTACTGGAGCTGATCCTCGACCGCGGCCTGGTGATCGACGCGTTCGTCCGCGTCTCACTGGTCGGTATCGAGATCCTCAAGATCGATGTCCGTGTGGTGGTGGCCAGCGTCGACACCTATCTGCGCTTCGCCGAAGCCTGCAACCGCCTCGACCTGGAGACCGGCGCCAACAAGAGCCCCGGCCTGCCCGACGTCGTCGGCCAGGTCACCGAGTCCGGCGCCAAGGGCAAGTCCAAGGGCGCGCTCTCCGGCGCCGCCGAGACCTTCGCCGAGGCGATCGGCTCGGGGCGGGACAAGGCCGAGAGCGAGGGCGAACCGCAGCGCAGGCCGCGGCGCACCACCTCCCGTAAGAAGGAGGAGAGCGAGTGA
- a CDS encoding phosphatase PAP2 family protein produces the protein MRTDDKLDQMEEHPPDRPPSRMTRTRWWLFGGTLAVYVAIVAGVLATSWLVTFDWQAMLFRPYKQWPEIHAFLDYFVVLGQRGPTAVAVAAWLGWRCWRTKNLHPLLVLGTSLLLLNITAGAAKLGMGRLGPHYATTIGANEMWLGGDIFPSGHTANAVVTWGVLAYLATTPLRRRALSVIAALGALGVGMTTVYLGTHWVSDVLLGWAAGLLVLLALPWFEPGVEWAEARLTALWRQLRARWLPAPAPLVPAHARGGLSAPRPAPEEEVLVRDAMGAARPGAATRAADGRPHHPPRPHAVRSERTPVTPTGSRRPPHADRAPRTAPLAPAPVRGRTGGG, from the coding sequence GTGCGTACCGATGACAAGCTCGACCAGATGGAGGAGCACCCGCCCGACCGCCCGCCGTCACGCATGACCCGGACCCGCTGGTGGCTGTTCGGGGGCACGCTCGCGGTGTACGTGGCGATCGTGGCCGGTGTGCTCGCCACCTCATGGCTGGTCACCTTCGACTGGCAGGCCATGCTCTTCCGGCCGTACAAGCAGTGGCCGGAGATCCACGCCTTCCTGGACTACTTCGTGGTGCTGGGCCAGCGCGGCCCCACCGCGGTCGCCGTGGCGGCCTGGCTGGGCTGGCGTTGCTGGCGGACCAAGAACCTCCACCCGCTGCTGGTGCTGGGCACCTCGCTGCTGCTGCTCAACATCACCGCGGGCGCCGCCAAGCTGGGCATGGGCCGGCTCGGCCCGCACTACGCGACCACCATCGGCGCCAACGAGATGTGGCTGGGCGGCGATATATTTCCTTCCGGACACACCGCCAACGCCGTCGTCACCTGGGGTGTCCTGGCCTATCTGGCGACCACTCCGCTGCGCCGCCGCGCACTCTCGGTGATCGCCGCGCTCGGCGCCCTGGGCGTCGGCATGACCACCGTCTACCTCGGTACCCACTGGGTCAGCGATGTGCTGCTGGGCTGGGCCGCCGGACTGCTGGTGCTGCTCGCGCTGCCGTGGTTCGAGCCCGGGGTGGAATGGGCCGAGGCCCGGCTGACGGCCCTGTGGCGGCAACTGCGCGCCCGCTGGCTGCCGGCGCCCGCACCGCTCGTCCCGGCGCACGCCCGCGGCGGCCTGTCCGCGCCGCGGCCGGCCCCGGAGGAAGAGGTGCTGGTCCGGGACGCGATGGGCGCCGCCAGGCCCGGCGCCGCCACCCGCGCCGCGGACGGCCGACCGCACCATCCGCCGCGACCGCACGCGGTCCGCTCGGAGCGCACCCCGGTCACCCCGACCGGCAGCCGGCGCCCGCCGCACGCCGACCGCGCGCCGCGCACCGCGCCGCTCGCCCCGGCCCCGGTCCGCGGCCGCACCGGCGGCGGCTGA
- a CDS encoding MFS transporter: MSGTTTSGSERTAGVPRHGGGGANRWTVLVVLCVSLLFVALDTTILYVAVPSVTEDLRPGPVELLWIVDIYPLIAASLLILFGTLGDRVGRRRILLLGYGLFGAASAAAALAPNPQTLMIARALLGIGGAMIMPATLSILRQVFPDRRERAVAIGVWSAVAAVGAAVGPVLGGFLVENFWWGSVFLINIPMMAVMALIGRWLLPESRGERNGPWDTVGAVVAALGVLGVVLGVKRIGSGESLLGPTTLGSILVGVLLLIVFVRRQRRREHPLIDVRLFARPAFGTSVGCIVLAMLALVGLQLIAVQYLQLVLGLSPLETGLRMLPLVFAAMAAGLTGSKVLQAVGPRVMVSLGFVLTAAAVLCLTAMDETDRPWLLVLGFVLLGFGFQSTLFGAYESMLSEAPADQAGGAAAIGETSYQLGAGIGVALLGSVMNAAYAPGLAHVDGVPDRAAASAAHSLGEAYKVASSLGGTAKSVLRDAAQGSFVHGLHVTLVTSAVLLLVGAVIALRLPRRAADAGDRTDSEGTHCGSEPARANTGQ, translated from the coding sequence ATGTCCGGGACGACCACGTCCGGCAGCGAGCGGACGGCGGGTGTTCCCCGGCATGGAGGTGGCGGCGCCAACCGCTGGACCGTACTGGTCGTGCTCTGCGTCAGCCTGCTGTTCGTCGCGCTGGACACCACCATCCTGTACGTGGCGGTGCCGTCGGTCACCGAGGACCTGCGTCCCGGGCCGGTGGAACTGCTGTGGATCGTGGACATCTATCCGCTGATCGCGGCGTCCCTGCTCATCCTCTTCGGCACGCTCGGCGACCGGGTGGGCCGCCGGCGCATCCTCCTGCTGGGATACGGCCTGTTCGGCGCGGCCTCGGCCGCCGCCGCGCTGGCCCCCAACCCGCAGACGCTGATGATCGCCCGCGCCCTGCTCGGCATCGGCGGCGCGATGATCATGCCGGCCACGCTGTCGATCCTGCGCCAGGTCTTCCCCGACCGGCGCGAGCGGGCGGTCGCCATCGGCGTGTGGAGCGCGGTGGCCGCCGTCGGCGCCGCCGTCGGTCCGGTCCTCGGCGGCTTCCTCGTCGAGAACTTCTGGTGGGGCTCGGTCTTCCTCATCAACATCCCGATGATGGCGGTCATGGCCCTGATAGGACGCTGGCTGCTGCCGGAGTCCCGGGGCGAGCGCAACGGGCCCTGGGACACCGTCGGCGCCGTCGTCGCGGCGCTCGGCGTGCTCGGTGTCGTCCTCGGCGTCAAGCGCATCGGCAGCGGCGAGTCGCTGCTCGGCCCGACCACGCTGGGCTCCATCCTGGTCGGTGTCCTGCTGCTCATCGTCTTCGTACGGCGCCAGCGCAGGCGCGAGCATCCGCTCATCGACGTGCGGCTGTTCGCCCGCCCGGCCTTCGGCACCTCCGTGGGCTGCATCGTGCTGGCGATGCTCGCCCTCGTCGGGCTGCAGCTCATAGCCGTCCAGTACCTCCAGCTCGTCCTCGGCCTGAGCCCGCTGGAGACCGGGCTGCGGATGCTGCCGCTGGTCTTCGCCGCGATGGCCGCCGGGCTCACCGGCTCCAAGGTGCTGCAGGCCGTCGGGCCCCGGGTGATGGTCTCGCTGGGCTTCGTGCTCACCGCCGCGGCCGTCCTCTGCCTGACCGCGATGGACGAGACGGACCGCCCCTGGCTGCTCGTGCTGGGCTTCGTCCTGCTCGGCTTCGGCTTCCAGAGCACGCTCTTCGGCGCCTACGAGTCGATGCTCAGCGAGGCCCCCGCCGACCAGGCGGGCGGCGCGGCGGCCATCGGCGAGACCTCCTACCAGCTCGGCGCGGGCATCGGCGTGGCCCTGCTCGGCAGCGTCATGAACGCCGCCTACGCCCCGGGGCTGGCCCACGTGGACGGCGTCCCGGACCGGGCGGCCGCCTCGGCCGCGCACTCGCTGGGCGAGGCGTACAAGGTCGCCTCCTCGCTCGGCGGCACGGCGAAGTCGGTGCTGCGCGACGCCGCGCAGGGCTCCTTCGTGCACGGACTGCACGTCACGCTCGTCACCAGCGCCGTGCTGCTGCTGGTCGGCGCGGTGATCGCGCTGCGGCTGCCGCGGCGGGCCGCGGACGCGGGGGACCGGACCGACAGCGAGGGGACGCACTGCGGCTCGGAGCCGGCGCGCGCGAACACCGGACAGTAG
- a CDS encoding FAD/NAD(P)-binding protein, giving the protein MSATDHAPHPAPPPRPLHSPSRVPGRPAVVLVGAGPRGTGLIERIAANAPELYGDAPLDLHLVDPYPPGGGRVWRRDQSPLLWMNSTAEDVTMFTDASVELRGPVRPGPSLAEWAARVRAGELSVPGELADSVRELGPQGFAGRQVQSAYLEWVYEQAVAALPPGVTVHEHRRRAVRVTGPRGGPQQVWLEGDPAPLAADLVVLALGHLDAQPPPEQRELAAFAARHHLTYLPSDFTADAGLDALAPGEPVLVRGFGLAFVDLMVLLTEGRGGAYEAGPDGEPAYRPSGKEPVLYVGSRRGVPYHSKIGYTYRGERPPLPRFFGPAQVDELLARPGGYDFRRDVWPLIAKELGHAHYHRLFTAHPERVRADRAAFEEKYAAAEPLGPDLRALVAAAVPDPADHLDLDALDRPLEGVRFPGADAFQDGLRAYIEADLARRHDPAHSPDLAVFLALLSVYGQLVRLGDHGPWWHGFFSHLASGPPGPRLRQLLALSRAGVVRFLGAGTTVTADPERGVFSATSDSVPGVRVEARALVEARLPQPTVTDTKDALLRGLYDDGAAATGSGLLAVDPGDGRVLDRDGQPHPRRFALGPHTDARASGAFARPRTNAPAFRQNDATARALLRFLRAHALPEPARCPPG; this is encoded by the coding sequence ATGTCTGCGACCGACCACGCGCCGCACCCCGCGCCGCCCCCGCGGCCCCTCCACTCCCCGTCCCGCGTCCCGGGCCGCCCCGCCGTCGTCCTCGTCGGCGCGGGCCCGCGCGGCACCGGGCTGATCGAGCGCATCGCCGCCAACGCCCCCGAGCTGTACGGCGACGCGCCCCTCGACCTGCACCTGGTCGACCCGTACCCGCCCGGCGGCGGGCGCGTCTGGCGCCGCGACCAGTCCCCGCTGCTGTGGATGAACTCCACGGCCGAGGACGTCACCATGTTCACCGACGCCTCCGTCGAACTGCGGGGACCGGTGCGGCCCGGCCCCTCGCTCGCCGAGTGGGCCGCCCGGGTGCGCGCCGGGGAACTCTCCGTACCCGGCGAACTGGCGGACTCCGTACGCGAGTTAGGGCCGCAGGGCTTCGCCGGACGGCAGGTGCAGAGCGCCTACCTGGAGTGGGTGTACGAGCAGGCGGTGGCCGCGCTGCCGCCGGGTGTCACCGTGCACGAGCACCGCCGCCGCGCGGTGCGGGTCACGGGCCCGCGCGGCGGCCCGCAGCAGGTGTGGCTGGAGGGCGACCCCGCCCCGCTCGCCGCCGACCTCGTCGTCCTCGCCCTCGGCCACCTCGACGCCCAGCCGCCCCCGGAGCAGCGCGAACTGGCCGCCTTCGCCGCGCGCCACCACCTGACCTACCTGCCGTCCGACTTCACCGCCGACGCGGGCCTGGACGCCCTGGCCCCCGGCGAGCCGGTGCTCGTACGCGGCTTCGGACTCGCCTTCGTCGACCTGATGGTGCTGCTCACCGAGGGGCGCGGCGGGGCGTACGAGGCCGGGCCGGACGGGGAGCCGGCGTACCGGCCGTCGGGGAAGGAGCCGGTCCTGTACGTCGGGTCGCGGCGCGGCGTGCCGTACCACTCCAAGATCGGCTACACCTACCGGGGCGAACGGCCGCCGCTGCCGCGCTTCTTCGGGCCCGCGCAGGTGGACGAACTGCTCGCCCGGCCCGGCGGCTACGACTTCCGGCGCGACGTCTGGCCGCTCATCGCCAAGGAGCTGGGCCACGCCCACTACCACCGGCTGTTCACCGCGCACCCGGAGCGGGTCCGAGCCGACCGGGCCGCCTTCGAGGAGAAGTATGCGGCCGCCGAACCGCTCGGCCCGGACCTGCGGGCGCTCGTCGCCGCCGCCGTCCCCGACCCCGCCGACCATCTCGACCTGGACGCCCTCGACCGGCCGCTGGAAGGCGTCCGCTTCCCCGGCGCGGACGCCTTCCAGGACGGCCTGCGCGCCTACATCGAGGCCGACCTCGCCCGGCGGCACGACCCCGCCCACAGCCCCGACCTCGCCGTCTTCCTCGCCCTGCTGTCGGTGTACGGACAGCTCGTACGGCTCGGCGACCACGGCCCCTGGTGGCACGGCTTCTTCAGCCACCTCGCCTCCGGCCCGCCCGGCCCCCGCCTGCGGCAGTTGCTCGCGCTGTCCCGCGCCGGAGTGGTGCGCTTCCTCGGCGCCGGCACCACCGTCACCGCCGACCCGGAACGCGGCGTGTTCTCCGCCACGAGCGACAGCGTGCCGGGCGTACGCGTCGAGGCCCGGGCGCTGGTGGAGGCGCGGCTCCCGCAGCCCACCGTGACGGACACGAAGGACGCCCTGCTGCGCGGCCTGTACGACGACGGGGCCGCCGCCACCGGCAGCGGCCTGCTCGCCGTCGACCCCGGCGACGGCCGGGTGCTGGACCGCGACGGGCAGCCGCACCCGCGCCGCTTCGCGCTCGGCCCGCACACCGACGCCCGCGCCTCCGGCGCCTTCGCCCGGCCCCGTACCAACGCGCCCGCCTTCCGGCAGAACGACGCCACCGCCCGCGCCCTGCTGCGGTTCCTGCGCGCGCACGCCCTACCGGAGCCGGCCCGGTGCCCACCCGGCTGA
- a CDS encoding gas vesicle protein, with amino-acid sequence MGDNTANTPDKSNNQRAASARPSAPELLRSAREQLAELTGLTPETVSRFERTEDGWVLETEVLELARVPETMSLMALYEVSLDPDGMLTGYRRVSRYERARGRPQS; translated from the coding sequence ATGGGAGACAACACAGCGAACACACCGGACAAGAGCAACAACCAACGAGCGGCGTCCGCCCGCCCCAGCGCACCGGAACTCCTGCGGTCGGCACGGGAACAGCTCGCCGAGCTGACCGGCCTGACCCCCGAGACCGTGTCCCGGTTCGAGAGGACCGAGGACGGCTGGGTCCTGGAGACCGAGGTGCTGGAGCTCGCCCGGGTCCCCGAGACGATGAGCCTCATGGCGTTGTACGAGGTCTCGCTCGACCCGGACGGAATGCTCACGGGCTACCGGCGCGTCAGCCGCTACGAGCGTGCGAGAGGAAGACCACAGTCATGA
- a CDS encoding mannosyltransferase family protein, which translates to MNDLAPFRGPERNGPVRTDRPRSALRRAAPALLVYAAIRALGLVVLAAWSAAHGKSWHTLLTARWDSLWYTRVAEQGYGYSVQLADGDVHSNLAFFPLLPWLERGLSAVTSLSAADAGLAVSWLASLAAAWALYLTGERLHGPRAGVALAALWAALPVGIVQSMAYSESLFTALAAWGVYCVLTGRWVSAGVLASLAGLTRPVGAAVVAAVWITAAVTLWRDRATGDGPGRGPDGAQDGGPGARPRLRRHRRMLLGVLLAPLGWCGYFLWVGVREGGLTAYLDVQGGWGNGFDGGAAFASFLWDLGFPAGLGLLAGVALVVWLYVLGARRGQPLPLLVYGGAVLLLALTAKGYFGSKPRLMMPAYPLLLPLAAGLARWRPAAAWTLTALVSAGSAVYGAFWLNGSGPP; encoded by the coding sequence ATGAACGATCTTGCCCCCTTTCGCGGGCCGGAGCGGAACGGCCCCGTCCGGACCGACCGGCCGCGCTCCGCGCTCCGCCGGGCCGCTCCCGCCCTGCTGGTGTACGCCGCGATCCGGGCGCTGGGGCTCGTCGTACTGGCGGCCTGGTCCGCCGCGCACGGCAAGAGCTGGCACACGCTGCTCACCGCCCGCTGGGACTCGCTCTGGTACACCCGGGTCGCCGAGCAGGGGTACGGCTACAGCGTCCAGCTCGCCGACGGGGACGTGCATTCGAACCTGGCGTTCTTCCCGTTGCTGCCGTGGCTGGAGCGCGGACTCTCCGCCGTGACGTCCCTGTCCGCCGCCGACGCCGGACTCGCGGTGTCCTGGCTCGCGTCGCTCGCCGCCGCCTGGGCGCTGTACCTGACCGGCGAGCGGCTGCACGGGCCGCGGGCCGGTGTCGCACTGGCGGCGCTGTGGGCGGCGCTGCCGGTGGGGATCGTGCAGTCGATGGCGTACTCGGAGTCGCTGTTCACCGCGCTCGCGGCGTGGGGGGTGTACTGCGTACTGACCGGGCGGTGGGTGTCCGCGGGGGTGCTGGCCTCGCTGGCGGGGCTGACCCGGCCGGTGGGGGCCGCGGTGGTCGCGGCGGTGTGGATCACCGCGGCGGTGACGCTGTGGCGGGACCGGGCGACGGGTGACGGGCCGGGCCGCGGACCGGACGGCGCGCAGGACGGCGGGCCGGGCGCCCGGCCGCGGCTGCGCAGGCACCGGCGGATGCTGCTGGGTGTGCTGCTGGCGCCGCTCGGCTGGTGCGGCTATTTCCTCTGGGTGGGCGTCCGGGAAGGCGGTCTCACCGCGTATCTGGACGTCCAGGGCGGCTGGGGCAACGGCTTCGACGGCGGCGCGGCCTTCGCCTCGTTCCTGTGGGACCTCGGCTTTCCGGCGGGCCTCGGGCTGCTGGCCGGTGTCGCTCTGGTGGTCTGGCTGTACGTGCTGGGCGCGCGCCGGGGGCAACCGCTGCCGCTGCTCGTCTACGGCGGGGCCGTCTTGCTGCTGGCGCTGACGGCCAAGGGGTACTTCGGCTCCAAGCCGCGCCTGATGATGCCCGCCTATCCGCTGCTGCTGCCGCTCGCCGCCGGGCTGGCGCGGTGGCGTCCGGCGGCGGCCTGGACGCTGACGGCCCTGGTCAGCGCGGGGTCGGCGGTGTACGGGGCGTTCTGGCTGAACGGTTCGGGCCCGCCGTGA
- a CDS encoding LLM class flavin-dependent oxidoreductase, translating to MSQPSCSLRPLHLAFALDGPPRRGRRATEVFDPEHYVRLARLAERGTLDFVTLGDSFARPGPDALAVLARVAPRTGRVGLVPAVTTTHTEPFHVSTAVNTLDWVSRGRAGWTVEVSGTPAEARLFGRRDAAPADALWREAGEVADVAARLWDSWEDDAEIRDTATGRFVDRDKLHYVDFRGASFSVRGPSITPRPPQGRPVVAVDATARPARQVAAAHADVAFVRAEDPATAAAARADLRERARALGRDPDRLLVLASLPVELYSSGDAVGLADLLGDWHADGAGDGFHLRPADPARDLALLVDGTVPVLQHRCLLRRFYPGTTLREHLGLPRPANRYASARKVSS from the coding sequence ATGTCCCAGCCCTCCTGCTCCCTGCGCCCCCTGCACCTCGCCTTCGCACTCGACGGGCCGCCCCGCCGGGGCCGCCGCGCCACCGAGGTCTTCGACCCCGAGCACTACGTCCGCCTGGCCCGGCTCGCCGAGCGCGGCACCCTGGACTTCGTCACCCTCGGCGACTCCTTCGCCCGGCCGGGCCCGGACGCGCTCGCCGTCCTCGCCCGGGTCGCGCCGCGCACCGGCCGCGTCGGCCTGGTCCCGGCCGTCACCACCACCCACACCGAGCCGTTCCACGTCTCGACCGCCGTGAACACCCTGGACTGGGTCAGCCGCGGCCGGGCGGGCTGGACCGTGGAGGTGTCCGGCACCCCCGCCGAGGCCCGCCTCTTCGGCCGCCGGGACGCCGCGCCCGCCGACGCGCTGTGGCGGGAGGCCGGCGAGGTCGCCGACGTGGCCGCCCGGCTGTGGGACAGTTGGGAGGACGACGCGGAGATCCGCGACACCGCGACGGGCCGGTTCGTCGACCGCGACAAGCTCCACTACGTCGACTTCCGCGGCGCCTCCTTCTCCGTACGGGGGCCGTCCATCACGCCCCGGCCGCCGCAGGGCCGCCCGGTCGTCGCCGTCGACGCCACCGCCCGGCCCGCGCGGCAGGTGGCCGCGGCGCACGCGGACGTCGCGTTCGTCCGGGCGGAGGACCCCGCCACGGCCGCCGCCGCCCGCGCCGACCTGCGCGAACGCGCCCGCGCCCTGGGCCGCGACCCGGACCGGCTGCTGGTCCTCGCCTCGCTGCCGGTCGAGCTGTACTCCTCCGGCGACGCCGTCGGACTCGCCGACCTGCTCGGCGACTGGCACGCGGACGGCGCGGGCGACGGCTTCCACCTGCGCCCCGCCGACCCCGCGCGCGACCTGGCGCTGCTCGTCGACGGCACCGTGCCGGTGCTCCAGCACCGCTGCCTGCTCCGCCGCTTCTACCCGGGCACGACGCTGCGCGAGCACCTCGGCCTGCCGCGCCCGGCCAACCGCTACGCCTCGGCCCGGAAGGTCTCCTCGTGA